The following are encoded together in the Bacteroidales bacterium MB20-C3-3 genome:
- a CDS encoding C45 family peptidase produces the protein MTKVFGKILKYIAATILSLILLMAAAGVILYVTADRSIPDNSLPVVIPSTRDSAGVLLFGRSSLEKGEGDLWNLRLRGDAEERGLAFGQLCKSLMHEQERAFVDQIKIIIPNERYLSFLKYLTIIYNRNIRSNIEEEFRKEIYATSLGSSSEFDYIGSPYDRQLNYHAAHDLGHAMQEYMLVGCSSFAAWGSESDDSTLIIGRNFDFWVGDDFAKNKVVTIMEPDKGYKFLSVGWAGMSGVLSGMNEKGLTITMNAAKSSPPVRSNTPISIIAREILQYASNIEEAYIIASKRDAFVSESLLIGSGLENRAAIIEKSPDNTRLFTTQGELIISTNHFQTAGFFNDKQNKEAVQAIEGSHSQYRYNRLKQLIADMKPLSPERSARILRNKNGISDEELGLGNEMSINQYISHHSVIFKPVQRVVWVSTAPWQLGKMVKYDLNELFNLSANNIKDDFKDIPADSVQINEFEPKVRDFRKMSKLLSQKTSEKISADEEFVSSYIMINPYFFQTYTNLGENFLSSGDYSSASAMFSKALEMKLPSEETRRYIINKLEKLK, from the coding sequence ATGACAAAAGTATTTGGGAAGATTTTAAAATATATTGCAGCGACAATTCTCTCTCTGATTCTTTTGATGGCTGCTGCGGGAGTTATACTATATGTAACTGCTGACAGGAGCATCCCGGATAATTCATTACCAGTGGTAATACCATCTACCCGAGACTCAGCAGGAGTTTTGCTTTTTGGGAGATCTTCACTTGAAAAGGGTGAGGGTGATTTATGGAATTTAAGGCTGAGAGGTGATGCTGAGGAGAGAGGCCTTGCTTTTGGGCAGTTGTGTAAATCTTTAATGCATGAGCAGGAGAGAGCATTTGTTGATCAGATAAAAATTATCATTCCCAATGAGAGATACCTATCTTTCCTGAAATATCTGACAATTATTTACAACAGAAATATCCGGTCAAATATTGAGGAGGAGTTCAGAAAAGAGATATATGCGACATCTCTTGGGAGTAGCAGTGAGTTCGATTATATAGGATCTCCGTATGACAGACAATTAAATTATCACGCTGCACATGATTTAGGCCATGCAATGCAGGAGTATATGCTTGTAGGTTGCTCTTCCTTTGCTGCGTGGGGTTCTGAAAGTGACGATTCAACACTTATAATTGGCAGAAATTTTGATTTCTGGGTTGGTGACGATTTTGCGAAAAACAAGGTAGTAACTATTATGGAGCCGGATAAAGGCTATAAGTTTTTATCTGTTGGCTGGGCAGGAATGTCCGGTGTACTCTCAGGGATGAATGAAAAGGGGCTGACAATTACAATGAATGCAGCAAAATCTTCACCTCCGGTAAGATCTAATACTCCAATCTCAATAATTGCAAGAGAGATATTGCAATATGCTTCAAATATTGAAGAGGCATATATTATAGCATCAAAAAGAGATGCATTTGTATCAGAGTCTCTTTTAATTGGTTCTGGTCTTGAAAATCGTGCTGCTATTATTGAAAAGAGCCCGGACAATACACGATTATTCACAACTCAGGGGGAATTGATTATATCTACTAACCACTTCCAGACAGCAGGCTTTTTTAATGACAAACAGAACAAAGAGGCTGTACAGGCAATTGAGGGGAGTCACTCTCAGTATAGATATAACAGACTTAAACAGCTTATTGCTGATATGAAACCACTCTCTCCAGAGAGATCTGCCCGGATTTTGCGTAATAAAAATGGTATATCAGATGAAGAGCTGGGATTGGGAAACGAGATGTCAATAAACCAGTATATATCTCACCATTCAGTAATTTTTAAACCGGTTCAAAGGGTAGTTTGGGTTAGCACAGCTCCCTGGCAATTGGGCAAGATGGTTAAATATGACTTAAACGAGCTTTTTAACCTCTCTGCCAATAATATAAAAGATGATTTTAAAGATATTCCTGCTGATTCAGTTCAGATAAATGAATTTGAGCCTAAAGTCAGAGATTTTAGAAAAATGTCAAAATTATTATCTCAAAAAACATCGGAAAAAATATCTGCTGATGAGGAGTTTGTCTCTTCTTACATCATGATAAATCCATATTTTTT